In Candidatus Poribacteria bacterium, a genomic segment contains:
- a CDS encoding DUF3696 domain-containing protein — protein MLIHCHSAPQGSILILEQPEAHLHPKVQSELADVLIDVVKNRNVQIILESHSENLLLRLMRRIAEKQISVDNTALYFCQINDSTSEIERLNMDEYGNIRNWPQDFFGDAAGELIKKTRAEMQRRKVIE, from the coding sequence GTGCTAATTCACTGTCATTCTGCCCCTCAAGGCTCAATCCTCATCCTTGAACAACCAGAGGCACATCTGCATCCGAAAGTGCAATCAGAGTTGGCAGATGTTCTGATTGATGTCGTGAAAAATCGGAATGTACAAATTATCCTTGAAAGCCACAGCGAGAATTTGTTGCTGCGCTTGATGCGCCGAATCGCCGAGAAGCAAATTTCGGTGGATAACACCGCGCTTTATTTTTGCCAAATTAACGACAGCACATCCGAAATTGAACGCCTCAACATGGACGAATACGGCAACATCCGAAATTGGCCCCAAGACTTCTTTGGCGATGCTGCAGGCGAGTTAATTAAAAAGACTAGAGCTGAAATGCAACGGCGGAAAGTAATCGAATAA